The Chthoniobacterales bacterium genome includes the window GGCTCTGGTTCTTTTCCACCAATTCATGGAAAACGCTCTTTCGACACGTGCGAAGGAGAAAATCGTGCCGCACCAAATACTGATATTGCCAGCACACCCGCCGTCGAGCCTTGGCAAACCTTTCTGCATCCGTAAGACCGCGCCGTTTCTCCAGTTCCTTAATCGCAAGGTTGTGCAGCTTTAGGAACATGACGTGGATCTGACGCACGATTATGTTCTCGTTATTGCGTTCGTCCGCTATTACGGGAAAACCCTTCCGGTCTAAGGGCAGGTCGAATTTCTTGCCATCGATAGCGGGCTTACCCAACCGAAAACTGAGCCCATCGCTTTGAAATAACTCTTTCCACCTCCCGCGATCATAGGTTGGGCTGTAAATCCCGCTAAGGTTAAGCCACGGGCCGCGGTGATTGAACGTTTCCCAAGGCTCTTGTTTCCCGCTCTCCTTAAGCGGAGTGTCATCCTCAGTGAGGTTATGGTCGATGAACTGGCCAAAATAGGTGTAACCAGCATGCGCAGGATCGGCGCCGTGAATTTTTGTCGGGATAGGGCTCATGTCCTTCCTGACCAACATCGAAGCCGCCAGCGCGGTCAGACGTTTGATCAAATCGTCGGTCACCTCAGTGATAGCGTGGGGGAAGAGTCGGCAATACCGATCGGGAGGAGAAGAGTGATACGGTCTAATCATTTTCCGGGGTGTCCTATCACGAGTTTAATCATTTGTTGGGGTCGGGGATTTCTACGGATTTTTCAGCTCGCAGTTTCTGCCATCTGACAAGAAACCAAAAAGTTGTAATGCTTTGCCGACCCGACAGTCCAGCATTTGATTGGGAGAAGGAATGAAAACCGTCCCGCGCGTCTTTGCCTATCTCCGCCGCTATCCCTGGCTGGCGTTGGGGACGTTGTCTTGCGCGATTGTGGCGACGGGGATGGTGCTGGTCTTTCCGGCGGTGACGAAGAGGGTAATCGATGAGGTGTTGGTCCAGCATCATCCGGAACGACTTACGCCGCTGATTCTGGTGGCGGCCCTGGCGTTCCTGCTTCAGAACGGGCTGAACTCGCT containing:
- a CDS encoding ABC transporter ATP-binding protein translates to MKTVPRVFAYLRRYPWLALGTLSCAIVATGMVLVFPAVTKRVIDEVLVQHHPERLTPLILVAALAFLLQNGLNSL